A window from Vulpes lagopus strain Blue_001 chromosome 23, ASM1834538v1, whole genome shotgun sequence encodes these proteins:
- the LOC121481473 gene encoding prefoldin subunit 1-like — MAAPVDVELNKAFTELQAKVIDTQQKVKLADIQIEQLNRTKKHAHLTDTEIMTLVDETNMYEGVGRMFILQSKEVIHSQLLEKQKIAEEKIKELEQKKSYLERSVKEAEDNIREMLMARRAQ, encoded by the coding sequence ATGGCGGCTCCCGTGGATGTGGAGTTGAACAAGGCGTTCACAGAACTTCAAGCCAAAGTTATTGACACTCAACAGAAGGTGAAGCTTGCAGACATACAGATTGAACAGCTAAACAGAACGAAAAAGCACGCACATCTTACAGATACAGAGATTATGACTTTGGTAGATGAGACTAACATGTATGAAGGTGTaggaagaatgtttattcttCAGTCCAAGGAGGTAATTCACAGTCAGctgttagagaaacagaaaatagcagaagaaaaaattaaagaactagaACAGAAAAAATCCTACCTGGAGCGGAGTGTGAAGGAAGCTGAGGACAACATCCGGGAGATGCTGATGGCACGAAGGGCACAGTAG